One Dioscorea cayenensis subsp. rotundata cultivar TDr96_F1 chromosome 19, TDr96_F1_v2_PseudoChromosome.rev07_lg8_w22 25.fasta, whole genome shotgun sequence genomic window, ATTCCTTCTTTTACATCAGGAATTTACGCGTTCTCGAGCAATGACATCAAAGTGGGTTCAAATATTGAGGTGGATGGAGCGCCTTGGAGAGTTTTGGGTAATGGCATTTGATATTTGTTCTTAACTTGGGaaagttcctttttttttttcttctttttttttttcggtaTGTTGAAGCTAATTTCAGCTTTTATAGTTTTAGTTTTAGTATAAATGCTGGTTGTGTTGTGTGTTTTGCATTAGTTAGTTCTCAATGGGCATGGTAAAAGATCAGTGATGATAGCTAGTTCTAGTGGAGGACAGAGACTGGTTCCTTCTTGATGTTTTCATGTGAAAACATATGCCTGTTGGCAGGATGAAAATTCTATGGAAATTTGAGATGAATCTTTTGTAGTATTGCTTGTGGTCTATAAAGGAAGACGACCATCTCAGGGCAAACCATCATCTAGTCTATCTGGCAAGTTAGCTTGGAAATTGGATAAAATTAAATGGAGATCTTTGAGTGGTTATTCATGGCATGTTTAACCGTTGTTTGTAAACTCCTAATACTGAAAATCTAGGAGacgttcttttttatttctttctccgTAGAAGATAATTACTTGTATAGATATTAATGAAGGTATTTCTTCAGAAAACATGCTTTTTAAATGCTGAAGCATGCTTTGTTTGGGCTATGATAGAATATTGATGCAATTATAATAGCCCAAAAAAGAGTATTTTTGGTAGTCCTTTGAATTTGTTTGGAGCATAATCTTATGGGAGTAATCTGTGTCATTGTGTGCTTTATGTCTTCTTGTTTGTTGAAAAGTATGATTTCAGTCAGTTGAATGATTGAAAGAGGAGCTGCAGGGTAATATGCCAATCACTTTCACAATACTTGCtatcatttttgaaattttctttccCTCAAATTGGTGTGAAGGATCCATCTTCTAAAACATTGTGTTAGATTATTTGGTAGTTTTCATCATGTTATTATTCTTGGTTTTCAATTCtatgttgtttttaatgtttacacATAAGGATTCTCTTAAATTAAATGACAGATTCTGCAGTTTTAGTCACTGTGGTGTCGGGTATGGAGAAATGCCAAACATAGAATAACCACTAAACATATAGATCATTCACAACATGTGCTTTTATAGTGTTTGGGAAATTTTTCTCTGATTATGTTTAATATACCAAAATTTACAGTATTAATAGGAAATGCGAGCTTTCATAATCATGGTTGCATGATGACAAAGAGTTGTGTAATGATATTTTAgtgcaaaagaaaattaattaatcaagaaGAAATGAGATATACCATATATGCGAAGAAGAATTTTTGCATAATCTCTTCTTTTAGACAGTTTGCTGTAATTTTATGCATGCCCATGCCTATATTGTtttcaccataaaaaaaatcattttttaagtATTCAGATTGTAAAATATTCTTTTGCAGAACATATTTGTCCCACCTGTATTCCTTGTGTTTCTGAAGGCCAAGTCTTATATTTCAGTTCATTTTCGCAAATTATTTGCTCAAATAGTAAGTAATGTTGTGTTATACTGTCATGGATCAATAGAGTTTCTTCATGTAAAACCTGGGAAGGGAGCAGCTTTTGTGAGGACTAAAGTACGTAATTATATCACTGGCAACACAGTTGACAAAACTTTTCGAGCTGGCAGCACGGTAATATCTTAGTTTAACTTTTTTGTTAATGACTTAATTTAGGTACCTTGAAGAACTTTTGATTTGTATCTTTATCTCTTCACTTCATCTTGGATTTTAATCGCTTTTGCTTATTACTTCATTCCTGCAGATAGCTGAGGCAAATGTTATTAAAGAGACTAAACAGTACACTTACAAGGATGGCTCTCAGTATGTGTTCATGGACCTGGTATTGATCTAttgtctttatttattttctttatcatgAATTTTTCTGGAGTCTGTTCTAAGAGGTGTATCTCAAACCTTAATTCTctttaaatatcttatttatgTAAAATCAATGATAGAATAGCtgtggtatttttattttttgcaattaaaaccACAATATTGTGGCGGGTTTAAATGACTTGCATAAAAGCAGTCTAAATTCACAAAATTGACGTGCCAAGGGGGGTTATATGCGTAAATTTTTATGTCTTCTTGTTTCTTCTCAATACCAGATTGGAGACTATGATAACTTTGTTAAAGCACTCTGCATATTCGGGTATCTAGTCATGATGAAAATAGTAGCAGCATCAAAGTAGAGTTATAATAAAGTGAAAAGTTCTGAAATTTATAAGTCAAGTTTGCTTGAGACTTCTGGAGTACAACACCTCTGTAGCTCTGATTTTTATATGTGACATGGTTTATACTGATGATTGAGACAAGGATGTTGAACATCACTAAATTGCAAAATCAGCATAAATTGACTGGAGGCATACAATTTGGATTCTTGATTTGTGTTCATGCATGTGCTTGtgacaaaagaaattttaagcCTTTCATGATAATCTCTTATCATAAAGCATTAAATGAGGAAACTTATTTTGAACTATAAGTCCCATTCAATTGGAGCAATATAAAGTTGGTATAGAGTTTGAATATGCACTTGATAAATGGTTCTCTATTCAGTTCTTATTGTTTTCCAAAGAATCTAAGGTAACCCTAATTAGAAGCATCCATTCTAGTGGACATGAGTGTTGCTGTAAATACACTTGGATGTAGCTCTTAAACATAAGAAGTGCTGGCCAAATCATAGTTCTGTGTGATTTTACTTTTTTCCATTTGTCATGTTGATTGTCTATATTGATGCTTGTTATGTGCTTAGGTTATAGAACAGAGGTCATCCCCATGTTACTCATATCTTCAGATACTTTTAAGTACCTTGCTGCATGTTCACAGGCTTCATACGAAGAAAGCCGCTTGAATGAAGCAGAAGTTGGTGACAAAAAGAAGTGGTTGAAAGAGGGAATGGACTGCACTTTGTTATTTTGGAACGGACGGGTATTTCTcatgtctttttcttcttctttgagacTCCATAGCCTCTGTTTGGATAAGGAGATGCTTTCTTTTACTAATTATTGTATTCAGAGCATGCCATGGGGGAATCAAACCTAAATCACACCAGTCTGTTTCATTGTTTTGCAATGCACACCCATATTTGTCCGTGCAGCTCATGCATGGTTGGCTTTTGTACAAAagcttttagtatttttattatgaatatgGGTGCCTTTCCCTATCCACGTTCTTGTTTCTCTGCCAATGATTTGTACTAGTAATTGAGCTTGCTGTTTGGTTTACAGCCTTGTGACTCCCCATGGTGGTCATTCTTTTCTTCCATTAAGCTAGTTATATATACATGGGATAGTCCTGAATGTTAAGAATATTGGACATACATGTACATTTGCCTAATCACCTAAACATGACTATGTTTTCAAACTTGGTTTTCAGGTTATTGATTTTGAACTTCCCATCACTGTTAAGCTAACTGTGGTTGATGTAGATCCTGGTTTGAAAGGAGATACTGCACAAGGTATGCTTATATATTTCTCTGAGAACCTTCTCCAAGATCCAACCACAAATTTTCCTGTCCCAAATCGACTCTTTGTTGAATCTGTCTTCTGAGTGAGATTTAAATTTTGAGCAGCATTCCTTAGGGCATGCTGTCATTATTTTTTCAGCATGGTGTGATGGTTGGCATTTCATTCCATTATTAGACTATCACTAAGTACCTCTTTTGGGGAATTTAATGTTCCTAGTTTACCAAACATCATTATGCGCACCCTATATAGGCCTTAACAATGATCCTATGGAAAATTTAGTTTTTCAAATAAGCAAACTGCCATTGTGAGGGTGTTGGAAGTACCTTGTCTTTTCTTCCTATCATAAACTGAGATTATGCACAACTTTTCTGTTCTAACATTCTCAAAATCTTAATGTATGGCAGGAGGATCAAAACCAGCTACACTAGACACAGGAGCTGTGGTGAATGTTCCGCTGTTCATAAATACTGGCGAAGAAATACTAGTGGATACAAGAACTGGGCAATACATGAGTCGCGCATAAGTAGCTTCAGAATTCTTCCTTGTTACCCAAATTTTGTTGTGAAGTTTACCTGCTTTTACTGATCTTTCACGCTATTCAACAATGAAAACGAAAATTGTCTTTTTTGATGCCGGACTTATTACTGTTGCATGCATTCATCTGTGTGTGGTGAATCTGGTGATGCTCCCAATTGTAGGATTTGCGGAAGAAACTATTTGTGCAATTTTTCCCCTGAAGAGGatcagaattttttttgtttaccaTTATGTTGTGTTTATCTATAgttattcataaatattttttaatttaataaggaGATGAACATGATCACCTTGTCAAATGGGCAACAAAGTCAAATAGGAAATATCAACAACTACTACATTGTAATTATGTTCGGTAATTTATTAGCTCTTAAGTTGGCGGGACGGTTTTTCCGACATAAAAGCTGTGGTTATGTAAAATggcattttctttaatttatatatatatatatatatatatatatatatattaatttaatcgaTATTATAAATTTGTCCAAAAtagttgataaatatatatatatatatataattttccaGGTCACTAGACGTCAACGTTCCCAGGATACCCGTATTCTCCCTAGCACCGAGTCTCCTCTACTCCTCTTCCCTGAAAAAACCCAGCTTTTCTTATTCCGAATCATTGTTATTCCTTCAATACTCTCCCTTTCGATCTCCGCACTCGATCTAGGATTGATAGAAAGCATCCAAAGACATGATCTTTCTTTATATTTCTTCTAACGATTCTCCGATCCGGGAGGACTTCAATTGTTCTCCAGCGAAAGGCTAAACCTTTCTCCATTCAGAGCAGCTCTAGATCCCCCGGAACGATGGCCAGGATGGGTGTTCTTGCAGCGATCCTTTTGATTTCGTTTGTTTCTACTCTCTCCGATGCTTCTGCTGGTTTGAGGCTTCGAGATTTATTGGCAGATGGGCCGGTGAAAGATAAGAAGCCGGATTCACAAAAGGTAGGCATGCGCAACGTGAATTTTGCATTGTTTTGGAACTTTGACTAGTAAAAATCTCTAATTTTGTGGTGATTTCTTAGGATTCATCGGTTCCTCCTCCTGGAATTCAACCAAAAGGCGGCGATGAGAAACCGCCCCCGCCGTCTCATCCAAAGAAGCTTACAGATCCGTCGTCACCACCGCCACAAGCGGGAAAATCCAATCCTGTGAACCATGCTGTTCCGCCTCCTCCCCCGGCTGGCAGTGGAACCATTCCCAAAGGCTCTTCCAGTCCCCCACCTTCCAAAGGATCTTCCAGTCCTCCACCTCCATCGCCCTCACACGTGCCCCACAAGGAGACGAATTTGTCGCCGCCTCCGCCGCCGGCCCCTGTTGAACAGGATAATGAGGCCAATCCGGGTTCCAACGGGAAAGGTAATGGAAAAAACAATGAGGATGAGAAAGGTTCCGGCGATAAAGTTCAAGAGGATGTTTGTAAAGGGTTGCCTATAAGGTGTTCTGCCCCCGATCTGGTTGGATGCCTTCGTTATCCCGGCACTGGTTAGTGGATGTTACGGGTTCAATTGAGCAAATGGCGCCAATCTGTGACAAAGGCGGGGAGAAGAATTTTAAAGATCGTCACGTGCTCGGGAGGTCGCTGGTTGAGTCAGTTGAGCAACTTTATTCCAGCACAGCAGCTGACGAGGCAACAGAGAAGATGGTTGGGCGACGAAGCGGGCGAGTGAGAAGGGAAAATCAAAGGCTGAAGGGATTCGTTACAGGAGACAGCTGGTCCTATGGCAGTAAAGGACGAGGCACAACTTACCACTAAGTGGTTACACCTACGTGGACAGGGTCTATATAAACTAAAGAAGAGTGGAGAAGAAgtaagaaa contains:
- the LOC120249739 gene encoding rho GTPase-activating protein gacO; this translates as MARMGVLAAILLISFVSTLSDASAGLRLRDLLADGPVKDKKPDSQKDSSVPPPGIQPKGGDEKPPPPSHPKKLTDPSSPPPQAGKSNPVNHAVPPPPPAGSGTIPKGSSSPPPSKGSSSPPPPSPSHVPHKETNLSPPPPPAPVEQDNEANPGSNGKGNGKNNEDEKGSGDKVQEDVCKGLPIRCSAPDLVGCLRYPGTDPKGSILVQNTGTSNLTVQIVAPSSVKPVTNLLNLNKQQNQEINFSTNAMESFQIILKTKNGSCFLKTTTSFGFDIEKFPAYATNAAQIYGIYILIFTILVAGGTWACCKFVRKRRRTDTGVPYQQLEMGALTHISSAEMHGSTADGWEQGWGDDWDDEEVVVPSSAKHPTGNASSNGLTSRSTTKDGWEDWDD
- the LOC120283433 gene encoding elongation factor P; protein product: MAGMAALRFSSRSAPTSLPMLRSGFPMKARILAPMPLRSRFPRIYAFSSNDIKVGSNIEVDGAPWRVLEFLHVKPGKGAAFVRTKVRNYITGNTVDKTFRAGSTIAEANVIKETKQYTYKDGSQYVFMDLASYEESRLNEAEVGDKKKWLKEGMDCTLLFWNGRVIDFELPITVKLTVVDVDPGLKGDTAQGGSKPATLDTGAVVNVPLFINTGEEILVDTRTGQYMSRA